One genomic window of Psychrobacillus sp. INOP01 includes the following:
- a CDS encoding alpha/beta hydrolase, with the protein MKKRVIIWTSIFTSVLTAMATFFGFFVTNRLMYMKKKENDFILNREITSKRLDEAWFNAVNKTEQWIESKNGYSLKAIFVEPLVTNNYVVICHGVTENKINSLRFVRMFERLGFNSVVYDHRRHGDSGGKTTSFGFYEKIDLQSVVEAVRDRAGKDAVLGIHGESMGAATTLLYGGSIIDDADFYISDCAFSDFEQQVYHIMTQTTPLRTSLAIRFANLFLKLRDGYTLNLVSPIDVIDKIEKPVLFIHSLQDDFILPKMTEDLYEKKLGPKTLKLFDIGEHAKSFNENSKEYEQVVADFLQENSLLNKK; encoded by the coding sequence ATGAAGAAACGTGTAATTATTTGGACGAGTATTTTTACTAGTGTATTAACAGCTATGGCTACGTTCTTTGGTTTCTTTGTAACTAATAGGCTTATGTATATGAAGAAAAAAGAAAATGATTTTATCTTAAATCGTGAAATTACTTCTAAACGATTAGATGAAGCCTGGTTTAACGCTGTAAATAAAACTGAACAATGGATTGAATCTAAAAATGGATATTCCTTAAAGGCTATTTTTGTCGAACCATTAGTAACAAATAATTATGTCGTCATTTGCCATGGTGTTACAGAAAACAAGATTAACTCTCTACGTTTTGTTCGTATGTTCGAACGACTAGGCTTTAATAGTGTCGTCTATGATCACCGCAGACATGGTGATTCTGGCGGAAAGACAACTAGTTTTGGATTTTATGAAAAAATAGATTTACAATCAGTTGTTGAAGCAGTCAGAGATAGAGCTGGGAAAGATGCAGTTTTAGGTATCCACGGAGAATCTATGGGAGCAGCCACAACACTATTATATGGTGGATCTATAATAGATGATGCTGACTTTTATATTTCGGACTGTGCATTTTCAGATTTTGAACAGCAAGTTTATCATATAATGACACAAACTACTCCTCTTCGCACTAGTCTTGCCATTCGATTTGCAAATTTGTTTTTGAAGCTTCGTGATGGATATACACTAAATCTTGTCTCACCAATCGATGTTATAGACAAAATTGAAAAACCTGTTTTGTTTATCCACAGTTTGCAGGATGATTTTATCTTACCTAAAATGACGGAAGATTTATACGAAAAAAAACTAGGTCCAAAAACATTAAAATTGTTTGATATAGGTGAACATGCGAAATCCTTCAATGAAAACAGCAAGGAATATGAGCAGGTTGTGGCAGATTTCCTACAAGAAAATAGCTTGCTAAACAAAAAGTAA
- a CDS encoding hydroxymethylglutaryl-CoA lyase has protein sequence MFSLPNKVTIIEVGPRDGLQNEKNEVPTEVKLSFIAKLQLAGIEEMEITSFVSPKWVPQMKDANEIVTQVNKMGRQLVLTPNNKGVELAKQSGAQSFAVFVGVSNSFNKKNINKTTKESMDELKPIVGKLLQEGHFVRACISTAFYCPYEGKIDSSDTVALCKEFVSWGVNELSVADTIGMANPLESYELFDSLKKEFPATLITAHFHDTRKMGIANILASLQAGIDRFDTSAGGLGGCPFAPGATGNVATEDVVNMLHQMGIGTNINLDSLLKAVEVVEPYVSRPIDTGMYKLFKSK, from the coding sequence ATGTTTAGTTTACCAAATAAAGTGACAATTATCGAGGTAGGTCCAAGAGACGGATTGCAAAACGAAAAAAACGAAGTACCAACCGAGGTAAAATTATCTTTTATCGCAAAACTTCAGCTTGCAGGGATAGAAGAAATGGAAATAACTTCTTTCGTATCGCCAAAATGGGTTCCACAAATGAAAGATGCAAATGAAATAGTAACCCAAGTGAATAAAATGGGTCGACAACTCGTACTAACACCTAATAATAAAGGCGTAGAATTAGCCAAACAATCCGGGGCACAGAGTTTCGCTGTATTTGTAGGTGTCTCAAACAGTTTTAATAAAAAAAATATTAATAAAACGACGAAAGAAAGTATGGATGAACTTAAGCCTATTGTGGGAAAACTATTACAAGAAGGTCATTTTGTCCGCGCATGTATTTCCACTGCTTTTTATTGTCCATATGAGGGTAAAATAGATTCATCAGATACGGTTGCATTGTGCAAGGAGTTCGTTTCATGGGGTGTAAACGAACTTAGCGTAGCTGACACAATTGGCATGGCTAATCCACTGGAAAGCTATGAATTATTCGACTCGCTAAAGAAAGAATTCCCTGCTACATTAATAACTGCACATTTTCACGATACTAGAAAAATGGGAATAGCCAATATTCTCGCTAGCTTACAAGCCGGGATTGATCGATTTGATACCTCCGCTGGCGGCCTAGGTGGATGCCCTTTTGCACCAGGTGCTACAGGGAATGTAGCAACCGAGGATGTTGTGAATATGCTACATCAAATGGGTATTGGGACGAATATAAATCTTGACTCATTGCTTAAAGCTGTAGAAGTAGTTGAACCTTATGTGTCCAGACCGATAGACACGGGAATGTATAAACTATTTAAAAGTAAGTAG
- the xerD gene encoding site-specific tyrosine recombinase XerD, translating to MNNGILHLEDYMHFLQIERQLANNTLTSYKKDLSDYLHHIFEVQQLHSLDGVERTHIVLYLRSLKENGKSARTISRHISSIRSFHQFLLREKVANTDPSVHLDLPQLEQKLPTYLSVEELNNLLNSIDISKPQGQRDLAMFELMYASGMRISECLNLNLEDIHLSMGFVRVFGKGGKERIVPLGGSAIRACADYIENARPALLKSEKTEAIFINRRGKRLTRQGIWKLLNKHANAVGISKEITPHVLRHSFATHLIENGADLRAVQEMLGHADISTTQIYTHVSKSRLKDVYKQFHPRA from the coding sequence TTGAATAATGGAATACTACATTTAGAGGATTATATGCACTTTCTGCAGATTGAACGGCAGTTAGCGAATAATACGTTGACCTCCTATAAGAAAGATTTATCCGATTATTTACATCATATATTTGAAGTACAGCAACTACATAGTTTAGATGGGGTAGAGCGCACACATATTGTTCTTTATCTGCGAAGTTTAAAAGAAAATGGAAAATCTGCTCGAACGATTTCTAGGCATATTTCCTCTATTCGTTCCTTTCATCAGTTTTTATTAAGAGAGAAAGTGGCGAACACAGATCCATCTGTCCACTTGGATTTACCACAGCTAGAGCAAAAGTTACCTACTTATTTGTCAGTGGAAGAATTGAATAATCTATTAAATAGTATTGATATATCCAAACCACAGGGACAAAGAGATTTAGCTATGTTTGAACTTATGTATGCTAGTGGGATGCGGATAAGTGAGTGTTTAAACTTAAATTTAGAGGATATACATTTATCCATGGGATTTGTTCGTGTCTTTGGGAAAGGTGGCAAAGAACGAATTGTGCCATTAGGTGGTTCTGCCATTAGAGCTTGCGCAGATTATATAGAAAATGCTAGACCAGCTTTGTTGAAGTCTGAGAAAACGGAAGCTATTTTTATCAACAGGCGCGGTAAGCGTCTAACTAGACAGGGGATATGGAAGTTATTAAATAAGCATGCTAATGCAGTAGGGATTTCAAAGGAAATTACACCTCACGTCTTGCGCCATTCTTTTGCAACACATTTAATAGAAAATGGAGCCGATTTACGTGCTGTTCAAGAGATGCTAGGACATGCGGATATTTCTACGACTCAAATTTATACTCATGTTAGCAAAAGCAGATTAAAGGATGTCTATAAACAATTTCATCCTCGAGCATAA
- a CDS encoding DUF3886 domain-containing protein: MAKKKQRQQQVKPAKQVEEGNSLSDQLSSDVLAKLKETKKQLVTAEQEKEEERQAQLAFEKKEKEKNKSFEELLDEYGFGGSKF, encoded by the coding sequence ATGGCTAAGAAAAAACAAAGACAACAACAGGTAAAGCCTGCTAAGCAAGTGGAAGAAGGTAATTCATTGTCCGATCAGCTTTCTTCTGACGTTCTAGCGAAACTAAAAGAAACGAAGAAACAATTAGTAACCGCTGAACAAGAAAAAGAGGAAGAGAGACAAGCACAACTAGCTTTCGAAAAGAAAGAAAAAGAAAAAAACAAATCGTTTGAAGAGCTGTTAGATGAATATGGCTTTGGTGGCTCGAAATTTTAA
- the deoB gene encoding phosphopentomutase — MNKFKRIHVIVMDSVGIGEAPDAADFGDVGSHTIGHIAEKMNGLHMPQMEQLGLGNIDDIQGINSQAAPTAYFGKMQEASVGKDTMTGHWEIMGLNIDKPFKVYPNGFPDELISQLEEKTGRKVIGNKPASGTEILDELGEEHMKTGAIIVYTSADPVLQIAAHEEIIPLEELYRICEIARELTLSEEFLVGRIIARPFIGGPGKFVRTSNRHDYALKPFGRTAMNELSDAGLEVIAIGKINDIYNGEGITSTERTTDNMDGMDKFIATLDKDFKGISFLNLVDFDALFGHRRDPLGYGKALEEFDVRLKEVLPKLTEEDLLIITADHGNDPTMPGTDHTREYVPLIIYSPKFKEINELPLRNTFADIGATISENFGVATTEFGESFLSLLK, encoded by the coding sequence ATGAATAAATTTAAGCGCATACATGTGATAGTAATGGACTCTGTTGGTATTGGGGAAGCACCTGATGCAGCAGATTTTGGTGATGTAGGATCACATACAATTGGGCATATTGCAGAAAAAATGAACGGACTTCATATGCCTCAGATGGAACAACTTGGACTTGGTAATATTGATGATATTCAAGGAATCAATAGTCAAGCAGCACCTACAGCATATTTTGGTAAAATGCAGGAAGCTTCTGTTGGTAAGGATACGATGACTGGGCATTGGGAAATTATGGGTTTAAATATTGATAAACCATTTAAAGTATACCCTAATGGATTCCCGGACGAATTAATCTCCCAATTAGAAGAGAAAACTGGTCGCAAAGTAATTGGGAACAAACCAGCAAGTGGGACGGAAATTTTAGACGAGCTTGGCGAAGAACATATGAAAACGGGTGCCATTATAGTTTATACATCTGCTGACCCTGTGCTTCAGATTGCGGCACATGAAGAAATAATTCCATTAGAAGAATTGTATCGTATTTGTGAAATTGCGCGTGAGTTAACACTTTCGGAGGAATTTTTAGTAGGTCGCATAATTGCTCGTCCATTTATTGGAGGGCCAGGGAAATTTGTTCGTACATCTAATCGACATGACTATGCTTTAAAACCTTTTGGTCGCACAGCGATGAACGAACTTAGTGACGCTGGACTAGAAGTAATCGCAATTGGTAAAATAAACGATATTTACAATGGTGAAGGTATCACTTCTACGGAAAGAACAACAGATAATATGGATGGAATGGATAAATTCATCGCTACACTGGACAAAGATTTCAAAGGCATCAGTTTCTTAAATCTAGTTGATTTTGATGCATTATTTGGTCACCGTCGCGATCCGTTAGGCTATGGTAAAGCATTAGAAGAATTCGATGTGCGCTTAAAAGAGGTACTTCCAAAGTTAACAGAGGAAGATTTATTGATTATCACGGCGGATCATGGAAATGATCCAACTATGCCAGGGACGGATCATACGCGAGAATATGTTCCGTTAATCATATACTCACCAAAATTTAAGGAAATAAATGAGTTGCCACTACGCAATACATTTGCTGACATTGGAGCAACAATTAGTGAAAACTTTGGTGTAGCAACAACTGAATTCGGAGAAAGTTTCTTATCTTTATTAAAATAA
- a CDS encoding acetyl-CoA C-acetyltransferase, whose product MTNEVVIVSAVRTAIGSFQGALKDVPATKLGAIVIEKALEKAGVSKDAVDEVIMGNVLQAGLGQNPARQASIQAGLPHSVSALTINKVCGSGLKAIHLATQAIIAGDADIVVAGGMENMSQSPYLLKNAREGFRMGDQKVVDSMISDGLWCAFNDYHMGVTAENLCDQYEITREEQDEFSARSQGRAAQAIEEGKFADEIVPVEIPQRKGDPIVFSQDEYPKKGSTEEKLAGLRPAFKKDGSVTAGNASGINDGAAAVVVMSKAKADELGLKPLATVVANASAGVDPSIMGIGPVEAVKKVLNKSQLSLADIDLIEANEAFAAQSIAVDRELSFNHDILNVNGGAIALGHPIGASGARIFVTLLHEMEKRDAKTGLATLCIGGGQGVATIVKR is encoded by the coding sequence GTGACAAATGAAGTTGTGATCGTAAGTGCAGTTAGAACGGCAATTGGTTCGTTTCAAGGGGCTTTAAAAGACGTGCCAGCTACTAAACTAGGTGCTATTGTAATTGAAAAGGCGTTAGAAAAAGCAGGGGTATCTAAAGATGCTGTGGACGAAGTAATTATGGGGAATGTCCTTCAAGCTGGTTTAGGCCAAAATCCGGCAAGACAGGCTTCAATTCAAGCTGGATTACCACATTCAGTTTCTGCGCTAACTATTAATAAAGTGTGTGGGTCTGGCTTAAAAGCAATTCATCTTGCTACGCAAGCTATTATAGCAGGGGATGCAGATATTGTTGTTGCAGGTGGAATGGAAAACATGAGCCAATCTCCGTATCTGTTAAAGAACGCTAGAGAAGGCTTCCGTATGGGCGATCAGAAGGTAGTAGATAGTATGATTTCAGATGGTCTTTGGTGTGCATTTAATGATTATCATATGGGTGTGACTGCTGAAAATCTATGTGATCAATATGAAATTACAAGAGAAGAGCAAGATGAATTTTCTGCGCGTTCCCAGGGCAGAGCTGCACAGGCGATAGAAGAAGGTAAATTTGCAGACGAGATCGTGCCTGTAGAAATTCCTCAGAGAAAAGGAGATCCAATTGTCTTTTCGCAGGATGAGTATCCGAAAAAAGGTTCTACAGAAGAAAAACTAGCGGGGCTTCGTCCGGCATTCAAAAAAGACGGTTCTGTAACTGCAGGTAATGCTTCAGGTATTAATGATGGAGCAGCAGCTGTAGTGGTAATGTCAAAAGCTAAAGCGGATGAACTTGGTCTTAAACCACTTGCGACAGTTGTTGCAAATGCATCAGCAGGAGTGGATCCAAGCATCATGGGCATTGGACCCGTTGAAGCAGTGAAAAAAGTATTGAACAAATCTCAACTATCATTAGCGGATATCGATTTAATCGAAGCGAATGAAGCTTTTGCGGCACAATCGATTGCTGTAGATAGAGAGCTATCATTTAATCATGATATACTAAATGTAAATGGTGGAGCGATTGCATTAGGCCATCCGATTGGAGCTAGTGGTGCTCGTATATTTGTTACTTTACTTCATGAAATGGAGAAGAGAGATGCGAAAACAGGCCTTGCCACACTTTGTATCGGTGGTGGCCAAGGGGTCGCAACTATAGTTAAACGCTAA
- a CDS encoding YneF family protein translates to MQTWIWIVIIIVALIAGAAIGFFAARQYMMKYLKENPPINEQMLRMMMAQMGRKPSEKQVKQMMNQMNKMQK, encoded by the coding sequence ATGCAAACATGGATTTGGATTGTTATTATAATCGTTGCGTTAATCGCTGGTGCGGCAATCGGTTTCTTTGCGGCACGTCAATATATGATGAAATACTTAAAAGAAAACCCACCTATTAATGAACAAATGCTTCGTATGATGATGGCGCAAATGGGTCGCAAGCCTTCAGAAAAACAAGTTAAACAAATGATGAATCAAATGAATAAAATGCAAAAATAA
- a CDS encoding aldo/keto reductase: protein MKKRQLGKSDLYVSEIGLGCMSLPVEQAAANNIIQVALENGITYFDTADLYNKGENEKIVGNALKSNRQNIILATKVGNRLNKSGDGWSWDPSKEWITDAVHASLKRLQTDYIDVYQLHGGTMEDDVDEVIDTMESLQKEGIIREYGISSIRPNVIERFLSKSNAVSVMMQYSLLDRRPEEWFSLLENNSATLFSRGTLAKGLLTAEGLTRASKTDEYLSYTHQELLEVIKVLDALDAPLSSIAQHYVLRNDVTGSMILGASSEKQLLESIQSYHTEVPHNILQTASELTKKEIYMEHRVNS, encoded by the coding sequence TTGAAGAAAAGACAATTAGGTAAAAGTGATTTATACGTTTCAGAAATTGGATTAGGTTGCATGTCACTTCCAGTAGAGCAAGCAGCCGCTAATAATATTATTCAAGTTGCCTTAGAAAACGGCATAACCTATTTTGATACAGCAGATCTATACAATAAAGGTGAAAATGAAAAGATTGTTGGGAATGCTCTAAAGAGCAATCGACAAAATATAATTTTGGCTACAAAAGTTGGAAATCGGCTAAACAAATCTGGCGATGGTTGGTCATGGGATCCGTCTAAGGAATGGATAACAGATGCCGTACATGCTTCATTGAAGCGACTCCAGACTGATTATATAGATGTATATCAGCTACACGGAGGTACGATGGAAGATGATGTAGACGAAGTTATAGACACAATGGAATCTCTCCAAAAAGAGGGGATTATTCGTGAATACGGAATATCTTCCATTCGACCAAATGTCATAGAACGATTTTTAAGCAAAAGTAATGCCGTCTCTGTAATGATGCAATATAGTTTACTAGACAGAAGACCAGAAGAATGGTTTTCCCTTTTAGAAAATAATTCAGCAACTCTCTTTAGTAGGGGTACATTAGCAAAAGGATTATTAACTGCTGAAGGATTAACTCGAGCAAGTAAAACAGATGAGTATCTAAGCTATACTCACCAGGAATTACTGGAAGTTATTAAAGTATTGGATGCGTTGGATGCTCCTTTAAGTTCTATAGCTCAACATTATGTTTTACGAAATGATGTAACGGGTTCAATGATACTCGGTGCAAGCAGTGAAAAACAGCTGTTAGAATCTATTCAGTCATACCATACAGAAGTACCACATAATATTTTACAAACAGCAAGTGAATTAACAAAGAAAGAGATCTATATGGAACATCGAGTTAATTCATAA
- a CDS encoding Fur family transcriptional regulator has translation MESRIDRIKKQLSGASYKLTPQREATVRVLLENEEDHLSAEDVFLLVREISPDIGLATVYRTLELLNELNVVDKIQFGDGVSRYDLRQEGAAHFHHHLVCIECGAVDEIQEDLLEDVEAIVEKKWNFRIKDHRLTFHGICYRCQEDK, from the coding sequence ATGGAAAGCCGTATTGATCGTATAAAAAAACAATTATCTGGTGCGAGCTATAAACTGACGCCGCAGCGAGAAGCGACAGTCCGAGTTTTGCTTGAAAATGAAGAAGATCATTTAAGTGCAGAAGATGTATTTTTACTAGTTAGAGAGATATCACCTGATATTGGACTTGCAACAGTTTATAGAACGCTTGAGTTATTAAACGAATTGAATGTGGTAGATAAAATTCAATTCGGTGACGGCGTATCTCGCTATGATTTGAGACAAGAAGGCGCAGCGCATTTTCACCACCACCTAGTTTGCATTGAATGTGGAGCTGTAGATGAAATTCAAGAAGATTTGTTAGAAGATGTAGAAGCTATTGTCGAGAAAAAATGGAACTTTAGAATAAAAGACCATCGTCTAACATTTCACGGTATATGCTACCGTTGCCAAGAAGATAAATAA
- a CDS encoding NUDIX hydrolase, whose protein sequence is MKKFEEKTIQSEVKFKGRIISLQVDEVELPNGKTSNREIVKHPGAVAVIAVTKDKKIILVEQYRKALERSIIEIPAGKIEIGEAPEITALRELEEETGYTTENLQYLQSFATSPGFADEIIHLYFADNIEKMEQPVGLDEDEFVELLYVTISEMEEMVKKQQIYDAKTAFAYIWLKDYFKVA, encoded by the coding sequence ATGAAAAAATTTGAGGAAAAAACAATTCAATCTGAGGTTAAATTCAAAGGAAGAATAATATCTCTGCAGGTAGATGAAGTAGAACTACCAAATGGTAAAACTAGTAATAGAGAGATTGTGAAGCATCCTGGGGCAGTTGCAGTTATTGCTGTAACAAAAGACAAAAAAATAATTTTAGTGGAACAATATAGAAAAGCATTAGAAAGATCAATTATTGAAATTCCTGCCGGAAAAATAGAAATTGGAGAGGCTCCGGAAATAACTGCTCTTCGTGAATTAGAAGAGGAGACAGGCTATACGACGGAAAATCTACAATACTTACAATCATTTGCTACATCTCCAGGATTTGCTGATGAGATTATCCATCTATATTTTGCAGATAATATTGAAAAGATGGAGCAACCAGTTGGATTAGATGAAGATGAGTTTGTAGAATTATTATATGTTACTATCTCCGAAATGGAAGAAATGGTAAAGAAACAACAAATCTATGATGCTAAAACTGCCTTTGCATATATTTGGTTGAAAGATTATTTTAAAGTAGCATGA